Proteins encoded by one window of Salvia splendens isolate huo1 chromosome 5, SspV2, whole genome shotgun sequence:
- the LOC121801911 gene encoding serine carboxypeptidase-like 45, whose product MAAIVKILAFLTFLAHSAQSHFSSSSLSAADRISELPGQPSVGFHQYSGYVSVDQREERALFYYFVEAEIDPASKPLVLWLNGGPGCSSLGVGAFSENGPFRPSGNGLVRNEHSWNREANILYLESPIGVGFSYAANSSSYDGVNDKITAHDNLVFLQNWFLRFPQYKDRSLYITGESYAGHYIPQLAELMLQSNKKRQEFNMKGIALGNPVLEYATDFNSRAEFFWSHGLISDTTYRMFTSSCNYSRYVSEYYRGSLSPICSKVMSLVTTETSKFVDKYDVTLDVCISSVLSQSKALAPQQVTESVDVCVEDKTVNYLNRKDVQKAFHARLVGVNRWLVCSNILDYELLDLEIPTINVVGRIIQAGIPVLVYSGDQDSVIPLTGSRRLVHRLARALKLRSSTPYRVWFAGMQVGGWTQVYGDILSFATIRGASHEAPFSQPERSLVLFKAFLEGRPLPQEL is encoded by the exons ATGGCTGCCATTGTAAAGATCTTAGCTTTTCTCACTTTCTTAGCACATTCAGCTCAGTCccatttctcttcttcttctttgtcaGCTGCTGACAGAATATCTGAGCTTCCTGGGCAGCCCAGTGTTGGCTTCCACCAGTATTCTGGCTATGTTTCTGTTGATCAAAGGGAGGAGAGAGCCCTCTTTTACTATTTTGTTGAAGCTGAGATTGACCCTGCTTCAAAGCCTCTTGTTTTGTGGCTCAATGGAG GTCCTGGCTGTTCTTCTTTGGGAGTTGGGGCTTTCTCTGAAAATGGGCCTTTTAGGCCTAGTGGAAATGGGCTAGTTAGAAATGAGCATAGCTGGAATAGAG AAGCAAATATCTTGTATTTGGAGTCACCTATTGGAGTGGGGTTTTCATATGCTGCAAATTCTTCCTCTTATGATGGTGTAAATGACAAGATCACAG CTCATGACAACTTGGTGTTCCTGCAAAACTGGTTCCTTAGATTCCCACAATACAAAGACAGGAGCTTGTATATCACAGGAGAGAGCTATGCTG GTCACTATATTCCCCAACTAGCAGAGCTAATGCTACAATCCAACAAAAAAAGACAAGAATTCAACATGAAAGGAATTGCA CTAGGAAATCCAGTTCTTGAATACGCAACCGACTTCAATTCAAGGGCCGAATTCTTCTGGTCTCACGGCCTAATATCCGATACAACGTACAGAATGTTCACTTCGTCGTGCAACTACTCGCGCTACGTCAGCGAATACTACAGAGGCTCCCTCTCCCCAATCTGCTCCAAGGTTATGAGCCTTGTCACTACCGAAACCAGCAAGTTTGTGGACAAATACGACGTCACCCTCGATGTCTGCATCTCGTCCGTGCTCTCTCAATCCAAGGCTCTTGCTCCTCAG CAAGTTACTGAGAGCGTTGACGTGTGCGTGGAGGACAAGACTGTGAATTATTTGAACCGGAAGGATGTTCAGAAGGCCTTTCACGCGCGTCTCGTTGGAGTCAACCGGTGGCTCGTCTGCAGCAA CATTTTGGATTACGAACTGCTTGATCTCGAGATACCTACGATCAACGTGGTGGGGAGGATAATTCAGGCGGGAATCCCGGTGTTGGTGTACAGCGGGGATCAAGACTCGGTCATACCTCTAACTGGGAGTCGGAGGCTCGTACACAGGCTGGCACGGGCGTTGAAACTGCGTTCGAGCACGCCTTATCGGGTGTGGTTTGCTGGGATGCAG GTTGGGGGGTGGACTCAGGTCTACGGCGACATCCTCTCGTTTGCAACGATCCGCGGAGCGTCTCACGAAGCTCCGTTTTCGCAGCCGGAGAGGTCCCTTGTGCTGTTCAAGGCGTTTCTAGAAGGCAGGCCTCTACCTCAAGAATTGTAA
- the LOC121801909 gene encoding pentatricopeptide repeat-containing protein At5g13270, chloroplastic-like yields the protein MPTLHLLNSTFSNLHADKFQNANFAKIPSWVSLKSNKSSLKSPETHRGDLENVHLLSLSKQDKLKEAHEYLLQMHQFNIPVSPQSYKHLLQTCSKLKSLKFGKLIHRRLPEDPPDYLVNCVLEMYCDCRSLSDARKLFDEMPERSMGSWVIIISAYADEGLLVDALKLYLSMQDSDFKPNPYVYVCLLKSFSESWCLEIGKQMHCRVIKAGFGDNVALDTALCNMYVKCGSLDCAERLFGLMQEKNVVSYTTMMVGCAQANRHDDALRFFERMVDEDVDLDEFAFSITLKACAAFVDRKLGEQAHGLIVKHGIQREVSVGTPLVDFYVKCGDVESGIRVFEAIDELNDVSWSALLCGYSQIGEFEKCVDVFKRLRSEGAMLNRFMYTSIFQVCSAFADFNFGSQAHGDAIKRGLVSYLYGESAMITMYAKCGKLDYAFRAFESMDAPDTVAWTAMIAGCAHHGKASEAISLFRKMQASGVRMNAVTYVAILTACSHAGLVREAEEFFRSMGSKAKIDHYNCMIDAYSRAGLLKQAFDLINEMPFKADAMSWKSLLGGCSIHREYEIGRIAADELLRLDPHDAAAYVLLFNMHASCGRWEEAAGVRRLMAERGVRKETGYSWISVGGVVHRFVVGDRHHPRTEEVYAKVEEMGFEETRGDGVLLSEEDEVWRERKRQEMVHSERLAIGYGLIATAPTSAIVVFKNLRACRGCHEFGKHVSLVTGREIVVRDSNRFHRFINGECSCRDYW from the coding sequence ATGCCGACTCTCCACTTACTAAATTCAACCTTCTCAAATCTCCACGCTGATAAATTCCAGAACGCAAATTTCGCCAAAATCCCCTCATGGGTATCCCTCAAATCCAACAAATCATCGCTCAAATCACCCGAAACTCACCGTGGAGACCTCGAAAACGTCCATCTACTCTCCCTCTCGAAACAGGACAAGCTCAAAGAAGCCCATGAATACCTTCTCCAAATGCACCAATTCAACATCCCCGTCTCCCCTCAATCGTATAAGCACCTGCTGCAGACATGTTCCAAGCTGAAGTCGTTAAAATTCGGCAAATTGATCCACCGCCGTTTGCCGGAAGACCCTCCTGATTATCTCGTTAACTGCGTTCTCGAAATGTACTGCGATTGCCGGAGCTTGTCTGATGCTCGGAAACTGTTCGATGAAATGCCTGAGAGAAGTATGGGTTCTTGGGTGATAATCATATCTGCTTACGCAGATGAAGGGTTGTtggtggatgctcttaagttgTATTTGAGTATGCAAGATTCCGACTTTAAGCCGAATCCTTATGTTTACGTCTGTCTATTGAAGTCTTTTTCAGAATCTTGGTGTTTGGAGATTGGGAAACAGATGCATTGTCGAGTAATCAAGGCCGGGTTTGGTGATAACGTAGCATTGGATACTGCGTTATGCAATATGTATGTTAAATGCGGGAGCTTGGATTGCGCGGAGAGATTATTCGGTCTGATGCAGGAGAAGAATGTAGTTTCATACACCACGATGATGGTGGGCTGTGCTCAAGCAAATAGGCATGATGATGCATTGAGATTTTTCGAAAGAATGGTTGATGAAGATGTTGATTTGGATGAGTTTGCGTTTTCGATAACTCTAAAGGCTTGTGCAGCGTTCGTTGATCGGAAATTGGGCGAGCAAGCTCATGGGTTGATCGTGAAACACGGGATACAACGCGAGGTCTCTGTGGGGACCCCTCTCGTGGACTTCTACGTGAAATGTGGAGACGTTGAGTCCGGTATCCGAGTGTTTGAGGCTATAGATGAGCTGAATGATGTGTCATGGAGTGCTTTATTGTGTGGCTATTCTCAAATAGGGGAGTTTGAGAAATGCGTCGATGTTTTTAAGCGTTTGAGAAGTGAGGGTGCTATGCTGAACAGATTTATGTACACAAGCATATTTCAAGTGTGCTCTGCTTTTGCGGATTTCAATTTCGGATCTCAGGCTCATGGCGATGCGATAAAGAGAGGGCTTGTTTCGTATCTCTACGGAGAGAGTGCAATGATAACGATGTATGCCAAGTGTGGGAAGTTGGACTACGCGTTCCGAGCATTCGAGTCCATGGATGCACCAGATACTGTGGCGTGGACAGCCATGATCGCTGGCTGTGCTCACCACGGGAAGGCCTCGGAGGCCATTTCCCTTTTCAGGAAAATGCAGGCTTCCGGGGTGAGGATGAACGCCGTCACTTATGTGGCGATCCTCACGGCCTGCAGCCATGCCGGTTTGGTTCGAGAAGCAGAGGAGTTTTTTCGATCCATGGGTAGTAAAGCCAAGATCGATCACTACAACTGTATGATCGATGCCTACTCTCGAGCCGGATTATTGAAACAAGCGTTTGATTTGATAAACGAGATGCCATTCAAGGCGGACGCCATGAGCTGGAAGAGTTTGCTTGGGGGCTGCTCGATCCACCGGGAGTATGAGATAGGGAGAATCGCTGCGGATGAGCTCCTCCGGCTGGACCCCCACGACGCGGCTGCTTATGTCCTCCTGTTCAATATGCACGCTTCGTGTGGGAGGTGGGAGGAGGCGGCAGGGGTGAGGAGGCTGATGGCGGAGAGGGGCGTGCGGAAGGAGACAGGGTACAGCTGGATCAGCGTTGGCGGGGTGGTGCATCGTTTCGTGGTCGGAGATCGGCACCATCCCCGGACGGAGGAGGTGTACGCGAAGGTGGAGGAGATGGGGTTCGAGGAAACGAGAGGGGATGGCGTGTTGTTGAGTGAGGAAGACGAGGTGTGGAGGGAGAGGAAGAGGCAGGAGATGGTGCACAGCGAGAGGCTGGCGATAGGGTACGGGCTGATAGCGACGGCTCCGACGTCGGCGATCGTCGTTTTCAAGAATCTGAGGGCGTGCAGAGGATGCCATGAGTTTGGCAAGCATGTGTCGCTCGTGACGGGACGGGAGATCGTGGTTCGAGATTCAAATAGATTCCATCGCTTCATAAACGGAGAATGCTCGTGCCGGGATTATTGGTAG
- the LOC121801912 gene encoding inactive leucine-rich repeat receptor-like protein kinase CORYNE produces MERNRHGISARKGLKMVVLLAFCVNVVSSECIDRPSKSFSGDPPPPLSLKNRLRRIFLSIGLGIVTGLLGALLLALLFRHFVKYVNRAPILKSPVLFSPRISARTLRSALSNSSELLSSSPTGRYYKAVLDNGLVVAVKRLEPDCGVGARGKALRKKIRKELEVLASLRHRNLMSLRSYVCESSGYSLVYDFDPAGSLDDVMRRVRENQLELKWESRLRVAVGIVRGLYHLHFACDPRRLHYNLKPSNVILNSQFDPRLADLGLAAILPDFRRAASGYNAPECFQNCRYTDKSDVFSFGVILGVLLTGRDPLDPLFGDGGSLGQWLRQLQQGGECREALDKGILGEEVEEEEMLMAVRIAVVCLSDLPADRPSTDELVSMLTQLNSF; encoded by the exons ATGGAGAGGAATAGACATGGGATTAGTGCAAGAAAGGGGTTAAAGATGGTTGTGTTGTTAGCTTTTTGTGTGAATGTAGTCTCATCTGAATGCATAGATAGGCCTAGCAAGAGCTTCTCCGGcgatccgccgccgccgctcagCCTCAAGAACAGGCTGAGGAGGATTTTCTTGAGCATAGGATTAGGGATTGTGACAGGATTGCTTGGTGCCCTTCTCTTAGCTTTGCTGTTTAGGCACTTTGTGAAGTATGTGAACAGAGCTCCAATTCTCAAAAGCCCTGTGCTGTTTTCGCCTCGAATCTCCGCTAGGACGCTTAGATCAGCCCTCTCGAACAGCTCGGAGCTTCTGAGCTCGAGCCCGACTGGAAGATACTACAAGGCTGTCCTCGACAATGGGCTTGTGGTGGCAGTCAAGAGGCTCGAGCCTGACTGTGGGGTCGGGGCTCGGGGGAAGGCCCTGAGGAAGAAGATACGGAAGGAGCTCGAAGTTCTTGCTAGCTTGAGGCATAGGAATTTGATGAGTTTGAGGTCTTATGTTTGTGAATCGAGCGGATACTCGTTGGTGTATGACTTTGACCCGGCTGGGAGCCTTGACGATGTAATGAGGAGAGTGAGGGAGAATCAGTTGGAGCTGAAGTGGGAGTCTCGGCTTCGTGTTGCTGTTGGTATTGTTAGAGGGTTGTATCACCTGCATTTCGCCTGTGATCCGAGAAGGTTGCACTATAACTTGAAGCCCTCGAATGTGATATTGAACTCGCAGTTCGATCCTAGGTTGGCTGATTTGGGACTCGCTGCTATCCTTCCCGATTTCAGACGAGCAGCATCGGGGTACAATGCACCCGAGTGTTTTCAGAATTGTAG GTATACAGATAAAAGTGATGTCTTCAGCTTTGGGGTGATATTAGGTGTTCTATTAACCGGCCGGGACCCACTGGACCCGTTATTCGGCGACGGGGGAAGCTTAGGGCAGTGGCTCCGGCAGCTGCAGCAAGGCGGCGAGTGCCGGGAAGCGCTGGACAAAGGCATTCTAGGAGAAGAAGTGGAAGAGGAGGAGATGCTGATGGCTGTGAGAATAGCGGTTGTGTGCCTATCAGACTTGCCCGCTGACCGCCCCTCGACCGATGAGCTCGTTTCCATGCTGACTCAGCTGAACAGTTTCTAA
- the LOC121801908 gene encoding ADP-ribosylation factor GTPase-activating protein AGD3-like, whose translation MHFAKLDDSPMFRKQIQTLEEGADSLGERCLKFCKGCRRYTEGLGEGYDGDIAFASALETFGGGHNDPISVAFGGPVMTKFTIALREIGTYKEVLRSQVEHLLNDRLLQFVNLDLHDVKEARKRFDKASLLYDQAREKFLSLRKGTRSDVATVLEEELHHARSTFEQARFNLVTALSNVEAKKRFEFLEAVSETMASHLRYFKQGYELLHQMEPYINQVSTYAKQSKERSNYEQAALNERMQEYKRQIDRESRWSSNGSKGSPKGDGIQAIGRSSHKMIEAVMQSAARGKVQTIRQGYLSKRSSNLRGDWKRRFFVLDSRGMLYYYRKRSSKPSGSGAQLSNQRNSSELGSGLLSRWLYSHYHGGVHDEKSVAHHTVNLLTSTIKVDADQSDLRFCFRIISPTKNYTLQAESALDQMDWIEKITGVIASLLSSQTPDRCLPVSPMGSGHHRSTSESSSFESADFDHGAIEEYTSERLNSLQIDRHVRNTQQQRTGLKTEKPIDALRKVCGNDKCADCGASEPDWASLNLGVLVCIECSGVHRNLGVHISKVRSLTLDVKVWEPSVLNLFQSLGNTFANSVWEELLQSQGVFQVDLGSTGLYEANKRQMLYFSKPSPTDPISTKEKFIHAKYADKIFVRKAMDHQPLVQQIWDAVRANDKKAVYGLIVHSELDINAIYGQGASSSSLTLARVMLLQEQTGHDDPYSDCLEAEVLHDTFPSSTNPPCTSEDDIHAEDLDGCSLLHLACETADIGMIELLLQYGASINTTDSRSHTPLHRSIIKGKAALAKLLLTRGADPRAVDDQGRSALQLALETSFDDNEVLAILSESHG comes from the exons ATGCATTTTGCTAAGCTTGATGACTCTCCTATGTTTCGTAAGCAG ATACAAACTTTGGAGGAAGGTGCCGACTCCTTGGGTGAAAGATGTTTGAAGTTTTGCAAAGGATGTCGAAGATACAC TGAAGGACTCGGTGAGGGATATGATGGAGACATAGCTTTTGCTAGTGCTCTGGAAACTTTTGGTGGAGGCCATAATGACCCTATTAGTGTTGCCTTTGGAG GTCCTGTAATGACGAAATTCACCATTGCATTGAGGGAAATTGGGACATACAAAGAAGTTCTTAGATCTCAG GTTGAACACTTGCTAAATGATCGATTGCTGCAGTTTGTAAATTTGGATTTGCATGATGTCAAG GAGGCACGCAAACGCTTTGACAAGGCTAGTCTTCTCTATGACCAG GCTCGTGAGAAGTTTTTGTCATTACGAAAAGGCACAAGAAGTGATGTAGCAACTGTCCTGGAGGAG GAACTCCATCATGCTCGGTCAACTTTTGAGCAGGCGCGATTTAATCTG GTTACTGCTCTTTCAAATGTTGAAGCAAAGAAAAGATTTGAGTTCTTAGAAGCAGTTAGTGAGACAATGGCTTCTCATCTTCGCTACTTCAAACAG GGATATGAGCTGTTGCATCAAATGGAACCATATATTAACCAG GTCTCGACTTATGCGAAACAATCAAAAGAGAGATCCAACTATGAACAAGCAGCTCTTAACGAGAGGATGCAGGAATATAAAAGACAGATTGATAGGGAAAGCCGGTGGTCCTCAAATGGTTCAAAAGGATCTCCAAAAGGAGATGGAATACAAGCCATTGGGAGGAGTTCGCATAAGATGATAGAGGCTGTCATGCAATCCGCTGCAAGAGGAAAG GTCCAAACAATTAGACAGGGTTACCTCTCGAAGCGATCCTCGAACCTGAGGGGTGATTGGAAAAGAAGGTTCTTTGTCCTTGATAGCCGAGGAATGTTGTACTATTATCGCAAAAGAAGCAGCAAACCTTCT GGTTCGGGCGCTCAACTTTCTAATCAACGGAATAGTTCTGAATTGGGTTCTGGATTGCTAAGTCGCTGGTTGTATTCTCATTATCATGGTGGGGTACATGACGAGAAATCGGTTGCTCATCATACCGTCAACTTGTTAACTTCAACAATAAAAGTTGATGCTGACCAATCAGATTTAAGATTCTGCTTCCGAATAATTTCCCCAACAAAGAACTACACACTACAG GCAGAGAGTGCCCTGGATCAAATGGATTGGATTGAGAAAATCACGGGGGTGATAGCATCATTGTTGAGTTCCCAGACTCCCGATAGG TGTTTACCCGTTAGTCCGATGGGAAGCGGTCATCATCGGTCCACCAGCGAGAGTAGTTCATTTGAAAGCGCTGACTTTGATCATGGAGCAATCGAAGAGTACACTTCAGAGAGGTTGAACTCATTACAGATAGACCGTCATGTGAGAAACACACAACAGCAAAGAACCGGTCTTAAAACTGAGAAGCCAATAGATGCACTGCGGAAAGTCTGCGGTAACGACAAATGTGCTGATTGTGGTGCTTCTGAACCAGATTGGGCATCCTTGAATCTGGGTGTTCTTGTATGCATCGAATGCTCTGGTGTTCATCGTAATCTCGGTGTGCACATATCTAAG GTGAGGTCACTAACTCTCGATGTTAAGGTCTGGGAGCCGtctgttttaaatttatttcagTCTCTGGGAAACACCTTCGCCAATTCAGTATGGGAGGAATTACTGCAGTCGCAGGGTGTCTTCCAAGTCGATCTTGGCTCCACGGG GTTGTACGAGGCTAATAAGCGACAAATGCTTTACTTCAGCAAGCCCAGTCCCACAGATCCAATTTCTACGAAGGAGAAATTCATTCATGCCAAG TATGCGGATAAGATTTTTGTTCGGAAGGCCATGGACCACCAGCCTCTAGTACAACAGATCTGGGATGCTGTCCGTGCCAACGACAAGAAGGCTGTGTATGGGCTCATCGTTCACTCAGAATTAGACATAAATGCTATTTACGGGCAAGGAGCTAGCAGCTCGTCTCTTACCCTTGCCCGAGTAATGCTGTTGCAAGAGCAGACCGGCCATGATGATCCCTACTCCGATTGCTTGGAAGCTGAGGTGTTGCACGATACGTTTCCAAGCTCCACGAACCCGCCATGCACGAGCGAAGACGACATTCACGCTGAGGATCTCGATGGATGCTCCTTGCTTCACCTTGCTTGTGAGACTGCGGATATAGGAATGATAGAGCTTCTCTTGCAATACGGCGCAAGCATAAACACTACCGACTCTAGGTCACACACACCCCTTCATCGGTCTATCATCAAAGGCAAAGCCGCATTAGCAAAGCTTCTCCTAACAAG AGGGGCTGATCCGCGAGCTGTTGACGACCAAGGAAGATCTGCACTTCAGCTTGCCCTAGAAACTAGTTTTGACGACAATGAGGTCCTTGCGATACTGTCGGAATCACATGGATGA